The Candidatus Paceibacterota bacterium region GTGGAGAAATATCCTGTTTTGAAAAGACACGGGAAAAATGACTCTGTATTTCTAAAACTTCAGTGGTTAAATATTCAATTTCGATCTCTTAAGATGTATAAAGGTTATGCAACACGCCCCAACAACAGAGAATAAGGGAAATAAAAAAGCCCTGATTAGATTGGTCTAACCAGGGCGAAGGAAAAATCTGGCAGCTACCTACTCTCCCAGTCTCTTGCGACTAGTACCATCGGCGACGAGGGTCTTGACTTCTGAGTTCGGGATGGGATCAGGTATTTCCCCCTCTCTATGGCCACCAGAAAAGATTTTCAATTACAGGCATTTCTTATTCATTTGAATCGGCTCTTAAAGATGACTAGAAAAAATAAGTTAAGTCAGTGGACCGATTAGTATTGTTTAGCTAAATGCATCACTGCACTTACACACCCAACCTATCAACCATGTGATCTTCATGGGGTCTCATTGGGAATTCTTATCTTGAGGGAGGCTTGGCGTTTAGATGCTTTCAACGCTTATCCTTTCCGAACATAGCTACCCGGCTATGCAGCTGGCGCTACAACCGGCACACCATTGGTTCGTTCACTTCGGTCCTCTCGTACTAGAAGCAACTCCTCTCAAAATTCCTACGCCCGCAACAGATAGGGACCAAACTGTCTCACGACGTTTTGAACCCAACTCGCGTACCGCTTTAATTGGCGAACAGCCAAACCCTTGGGACCTTCTCCAGCCCCAGGATAAGACGAGCCGACATCGCTGTCATTGTACCGACACTTTCTTCCGTTACCGGAAGGATTGGACTATATCTTCATCCCCTCTTTCGAGAGGAGTTGGCGTCTTAGCAGTCGCTCCGCGCGACCGCTCCGCTCCCTAAAGGAGCAAGTCTCTACGGGGTCACGGCTCTTGCAAGCCGGACTTCCCTCGGTATTGTCCATGTAACCTGTTCGATTTACATGGAGTCCACCGATATAAGCCAAATTTTTTATATCGCCGCGGGCTCCTACACCCGTTATGGCAATACGACTCATGAAATTGCTTCCATGGCACCCCGATTTGTTAAGGTGCCGAACTCCGCCGTCGATATGAACTCTTAGGCGGAACGAGCCTGTTATCCCTAGAGTAGCTTTTGTCCGATAATCTCCGGCCGCATCTAATGCGATCCGTCGGTTCACTTAGCTCTGCTTTCGCATCTGCTCGACAAGTACGTCTTACAGTTAAGCAAGTTTATGCCCATACACTATCGCCACGGTTTCCATTCGCGGCTAACTTACCTTAATAGGCTCCTCCGTTACTTTTTAGGAGGATAGCGCCCCACTAAAACTACCCACCAGATACTGTCTCCCGCGGTTTTTGCCCTCGGGGTTAGAACATACAACGGCGAAGACGGCTGTTTCATTGTTGGGTCCAGGCTGCCCGAAAGCGCCCTTCAATCCCTCACCGCTACGCTACGCATCGCAATCGTATGCTCAATATCAAGCTGTAGTAAAGCTTCTAGGGTCTTTTCGTCTAACTGCAGGTAACCGGCATCTTCACCGGTATTGTATTTTCACCGAGCTGTAGTTCGAGACAGTTGCCCAGACGTTACACTATTCAACGCGTCAGAACTTACCTGACAAGGAATTGCGCTACCTTAGGACGGTTATAGTTACCGCCGACATTCACCAGGGCTTACACCAGTCAGCTTGATATGATCGCACCGCCGATGGTTGACCTTCTGGCATTGGTCAAGTGTCACCCCCTATACATCCTCTTACGAGTTCGCAGGGAGCTGTGTTTTTGATAAACAGTCGCCAGGCAGACTTTAGCTGCGGCCTCATAAATGAATATGAGGCAAGCCTTATTGCTAACTTACGGCTGCTTTTTTGCCGAGTTCCTTGAACTACCTTCACTCGTTCGCCTTCGTCTTCTCGACGTGATCACCTGTTTCGGTTTTCGGTACGGATCACCTCCGGTTGTGCTTAGAGACTTTTCTTGAAAGCCCGCTTTGCGTAATTCAACATGGCAAGCCATGCCTTCTCTCCTGTCCTTAGGCTCGCGATTAAACGCAGACTGCCGGATTTTCCTGGCAATCGCCCTCTGACCAAAGACCCCAATCCAATAAGGGGCTACGCATACTGTGCTCCGTCATCCCGTCGCACCGGCTGTGAGTCAGGGAATATTAACCCTGTGTCCATCAGGTACGGCTTTCGCCATCCCCTTAGGCCCGACTAACCCTTCGCTGAAGTCCATTGCGAAGGAAACCTTAATCTTTCGGCGTGCGGATATCTCATCCGCATTGTGGTTACTTGTGCCAACATTCTTACTTCTCTACGCTCCAGCATGGGTCGCCCCTTTGCCTTCGTCGCTGAAGAGAATACTCTCCTACCGCATAACGATGCCGAAGCAACGTTAAGCCCTCAGTTTCGGTATCATGCTTTAACCCCGATCATCTGCGGCGCAGACCCTCTAAGTGAGTGAGCTGTTACGCTTTCTTTAAATGATGGCTGCTTCTAAGCCAACATCCTCACCGTCAGAGAAGATCCACCACCTCCCTTGTACTTAGCATGAATTTTGGGACCTTAAATTGAGATTCGGGCTGTTTCCCTTTTGTCCAATGGAGCTTAGCCCCCACGGACTTACTGCCGTATTTTTAACCAGAGGTATTCGGAGTTTGATAGGTCTCGCGATCTTTCGACCTGTCGAGATCTTCCAGTGCTCTACCCCCTCTGGGAACATACGACGCTATGCCTAAACATATTTCGGAGAGAACCAGCTATTACCGAGTTCGATGAGCTTATCACTCCGTACCACATGTCATCGCAGAGTATTGCACGTCTCTAGCGTTCGGTCCTCCCCTCGTGTTTCCACGAGGTTCAACCTGCACATGGCAAGCTCACCCGGCTTCGGGTCTTTAACGTACTACTTTGTCGCGCTATTCACACTCGGTTTCCCTGCGGCTCCGGGCATTCAAGCCCTTAGCCTTGCAGCACGCTAAAACTCGTTGGCTCATTCTTCAATAGGCACGCGGTGACGGTATTGCTACCGCTCCCACTCCTTGTAAGCGTATGGTTTCAGTTCTATTTCACCTCCCTCTCCGGGATGCTTTTCACCTTTCCCTCACGGTACTAGTTCACTATCGGTCTTCTGGAATATTTAGCCTTAGCGGTTAGTTCCGCCGGATTCCCTCAAGCTATTCGTGTCCTGAGGTACTCAAGAATGACGATAAAAGAGATCTTTTGATTTCGCGCACGGGACTATCACCCTCTGGGGTCCGTCTTTCCAGACGATTACGCTACCAAAAAACTTTGTAACTCTTTCGACTATAAATAGCCGCATCATCACCTTACTACCCCCGATCTTAATCGCGCTGCGCATCTTGCGATACGTATCGCGATTAAGATCGAGTTTGGGCTGTTTCCCTTTCGCTCGCCACTACTAAGGAAATGTTTCTGACATACGTCAGAATTGTTTTCTCTTCCTCCTGGTACTGAAATGTTTTACTTCCCAGGGTGCGCTCGCATGCGTCAAGCGCATGCGTCTCCTATATCTCTATAAGAGGAGTTTCCTCATTCGGAAACGACCGGATCGAAGCCTGTTCAGCGGCTCCCCGATCATATCGTCGCTACACAACGTCCTTCATCGCTTCTCAGAAGCCAAGGCATCCACCATACGCCCTTAAATTTCCTATTAGGAAATTTAAAAACCACTTAACTTTCTCTCAATGAATTACAATTCATTTTTACCTGTTGCCCATCTCTTTTGGTAAAGAGATGGTTTATCCCTCTAATTGAGCTAACAAATAGAGGGAACCGCCTCGTGTCTTGATTGACGGGTCGACCTGACCCTTGCGTCACGGACGGAATTCGGAAGGATTCTTTAAAATCCTCCACTATGTTTTCAAAAAACAGCGCCCCCTGAAAAGAAAAACCGCTCGGTGAGAGCGGCATCGGAACAGGGCCAAATGAATGGCCTACTCGACGCGCGCTTTCATAAGGGTAATCAACATATTCAGAGGTAAGGCTAAGTATACTCACGGCCTTAAAAGAGTCAAGCATCTTCGAGCAAAAAGGGCTTCTGAATAATTCAGAAGCCCTGTTAAGCCCTATAAACCGGGCTAAGGTTGTACCAACGTTATCTCAGACCCTCCGAGCCTGGTGCCGGCCTGTCTCCGGGCGATCTCGGCAAGAGCGCGGTAAACGCTCGGCCGAGAGATTTCGGCGGCGGCCGCAGCCTCCAGAAGAGGCCGTGCCGCGAGGAAATCGCCGTTCTCGAACCGGTAGAGTCCCGATACCGCGGCGAACTCGGGGCTGCGCACCCCGTTTTCGTACGCTCGGTCGAGCATCGAGCTCGTCGTCGCGACATACCGGTCCGCCAGATCCGGATATACCGACCTGACATAGGCCGTTTCGAGCCGGCCCCATTCGCCTTTGACGCGAAAGACTTCCTCCGGCGTCGCGGGACGGGACCTTGCGAACCCATAGACCGATCCGGACCGGACGATCGTAGCCGCAGACGACATCGCTTTCTTGCGATAGAGCGCGAGCTCCGAGTTCATCTCGTCGTAACCCTTGCCGAAGCACTGCGCGAACAAGCTCTCGGTAAGAGGCTCCTTCGAAGAGAGGTCGATGAATCGCCAGAGCGACTCGCGTCGCGCCTGCGGCCCGTCGAACGCCCAGTGGATGAAGAGCTCGGACTCGAGCAGCCACATCGCGGCGCGGTCGGTTCCCGGCTCGGGAGAGCAGGCGAAGAAATCCCTCAAAGGCATGAGCTCCCGCGCCTTCGCCGTCCAGACCATCGGAGGCAGGGTGACGGACGACGCCGCGTTCCAGTTGATGCGGCCGAACAGGCTGTAAGACCCGTAGGCGTACCAGAGCGGGAGCGCAGGCTTGCGGAACCGGAGCGCGTTCAGGACGTATTCCGGAGTAAGGCCGAGGTTGCCGTAGGTGACGATGTCGCTATCGATGACGCAGATCATGGCGGAGACGTCTCCGTCGAAAAGCGTCATCTGGGGCATCTGCAGCAAGCGGCTGTTTCCCCCGTCAGGCCTCGATCCCGACTCCAGGTCCTTCACCATCTCGCGAGCCATCGTCTTTTCGAACGACTCGTCGACGAGGATGATGATAGATCGGACCGGGGATCTCGTCTGAAGGCCTTTAGGGATAAATTCGTCGAGCATCTTCACCTTGCGGGCGATCTGTTCAACGAAGCTTTCCGTCAGGCGCTTATTGCAGTTCGAGATAACCTCGAAGTCGTCAGTGGAAACATAGAGCCACGGCTTTTCTCCCGCGGATTCCCAGACAATGAAAGGGGGCAGCTGTACGACCGCCCCCTTGAGAGCGTCCGCCGCTTTCGCGGCAGAGAGTCCGAAGACAGCCCAGAGGACTGCCGTAAGGACGCGAAATTGCGAATTCACGACTAACCTCCTTTGTTATGTATGGTTTGTGACCCTTTGGTATTAAAGAGCCTTCATCCAAACTCTACTCCTCTATAGGGGATTGTCTATACCCCCTTGTTAGTACGTCCGGCAACCGAAAAACGGCCTGCTCCGGTCGCGATAAGCGAGAGCGCGGCCGCGAATATGGCGATAGTCGGCATAATGGCCTGGGATACGGGCATATTCATAGCAGGAGCCATCTGGTAGCTGTAATACGTCGCGCCGATCATGATGATGGCCAGGCCCGTAGAAGCGAGCTCGGTCCAAAGGCCTATAACGAGGGCGATGCCGCCGAGGATCTCAGCATACGAGATCACGTACGCGAGGAACGAAGGAAGGCCGAGCTGGCTGAAGAAGCCCAAGGTCATAGTCATATCCGAGGCCTTCACCCATCCCGCGAAAATGAATATACCGCCGATGATGAGGCGTACAATGAGGCTGATAATATCCGCGCGCTTGCTGTTCATAGACAAAAATAAGCTGCTTGTAATGCATATATGATATCAGAAAAGGAAAGGCGCCGCTCCTGACAGGAGCGGCGCCTTATTCCCCTTCTCAAGCAGAGACTATTCGCGGGACTTGATCTCCTCGCGCGTCCTCTCGATCCAGTGAGCCGCGGCGTTCTGGCCGCCCAGACCGAATGCGAGACCGAATGCGAGCGAGAGCGCTACGACGACTCCGGTGAAGAGCGTCTGGATGAAGGTGACCGCGATGCCGAGCTGCACGAGCGCGGTAAGGAGGCCGAAGATCCAGATAGCCCATTTCGTGACGGCACCGAGGAAGTTGGCCGACCTCACGCCGGTAGCGCGAGCCGAGCCGGAGACGACCTTCGAAAGCGCGTCAGCGATGACGACGGAGACGAGGAGGATGAGGACCGCCACTATCACCTGCGGGAGATAGAGCAATACGACGCTCTGGAGGAAGACGTTGACCTGATTGAGGCCGAGGACTTCGAACGAAGCGACGAGGAAGGCTACGATGATGAACCACTCGACGAGGCCGCCGATGAAGGCGCCCGAGTTGAGCGAGAAGCCCGCCCTCTTTACTACCGATCCAAAGCCGGCCTGCTCAAGGGCCGCGTCGAGCTTTATCGAGCGGATGAGATGAGCGATGAGGCGACCGATGAGAGCGCCGACGATCCAGCCAATGACGAAAATGACGATGGCCGCGAGCAGATTAGGAAGAATGGAAGCGGTGCCTGCCCAGATGCCCTGGAAAGCGCCCGTAACCGAGTTTCCCCATGCTTGAAGTACCATAAAACTTAAAAGATTAACGGAATAATGCCTAATAATTTAACCTCAATAATTATAGCAATTAAAAATCCCGCAAGCGCAAGGCTTGGGGATAAAGAAACGGCCTTGTTTAGCGGGCTATTCCGATCTTGTCGAGCAAGACCATATGCGGAAAATCGATGACGTCGCGCACGAGCTTATCATTCATGGATACGCGGTATGCATAATCAGGGCCTGAAAGCACCGTATAGCGTATATCCTTGCCCATATCGGACTCTATCCCCTTTACGATCCGGTCCATAGAGGAATTCTTGACGTTATCGCCCACGACGAAGAGGTCGAGGCGGCTGTCCGTATTTCCCGTGAATATCCCCGACACGACGACGGCTTTGATGCGGCCGGCTTTCTCGAGCCTCTTGATGACGGCTCTGTTTTCGAGCGAATGGGTCTTGAGGAGGAAATCCGCAAGCGCTTCGCGATATTTAAAGCGATGATCGAGGGCGAATGCACGGACTTTGGCCCTTTTCTCTATTACCTGCCTGCCCTTCTTTATTTTTATGATGCGGACGGCGCGGACTTTCTTCAAGAGGCCCATTTTCACGAATGCCGCCGCCTCTTTTTCTATGTCCCTCGGCTTCTCGCCCGTCTTCGCGACGATCTCGCTCGCATCGAATTCCCTGTCCGGATTAAAGAGGAAAAGCCTCATCATCCGTACGCGGAGCTCGCTGCCGAGAAGGTTTGAGAGTATGGTCATGAGGTCGTGGAGTTAAGCGGTTAGTACGGACGAAGTATACCTCAACAGAGAACCCCCGCACAATATAAAATCACCCAGCACTCAGCGGGGTGATTTTATATTGTGCGCGGTCTTACTTAAGTTCGACCTTTCCGCCTGCCGCCTCGATATCCTTCTTGAGCTTCTCTGCGTCCTCTTTTTTGACGCCTTCCTTGAGAACCTTCGGAGCGCCGTCGACGAGATCCTTAGCCTCCTTGAGGCCGAGGCCGAGGGCCTCCTTAACGACCTTGATGACGTTGATCTTCGAAGCGCCGCCGTCCTTGAGCTCTACGGTGAACGTAGACTTCTCTTCGCCGCCCGCTGCTGCTGCGCCGGCTGCCGGAGCTGCCGCTACCGCCGCTGCGGATACGCCGAACTTCTCCTCGAGGTGCTTCACGAGCTCGTGAAGGTCGAGAACCGACATCGTCTCGAGACCGTCGACGATTGCCTTGAACTTTGCTGGGGTGTCTGCCATATGATTTTTATAATTTGAGTAATTATGCCGCCGGGGTCTCTGCCGGAGCCGCCGTTCCCTTCTTCTTCGCTATCTCGCTGATCGCGATGACGCTGCGCTGGATAGGAGAATTGAAGAGATTGACGATCTGGGCATAGAGCGTCTCCCTGCTTGGGATCGAGCTGTAGGTCACGACCTCGTCCTTCGAGATGTACTTTCCTTCGAAAATACCGCCGAGGATGGAGAGCATGCCCTTGTTCTTCTTGAGGAATCCGCCGACTTCTCGGGACGAAGCGAGATTTTCGGTCGCGTATGCGACTGCGACTTCGCCGGCCATGTCAGGCTTTGCGCCTTCGATCTTTGCCGCGTCGAGAGCTCGGTTGAGGAGAGTCTTCTTGGCTACGATGTAACCGACGCCCTGGGCTTTGAAAGCCAAGCGCATCTTGTTAGCGTCGTTCACCTTGAGGCCTTTGAAGCCTACGAAGACCGCGCCCTTAGAATCCTTCAAGACAGCTTCGAGCTCTTTGACGAGCTCCTTCTTCTTGTCTTTGGTGATTGGCATTATTTCAATGCTTTACCTGCTTATAAATAAAAGGCCGCCGGAAGTTCCCATGAACTATGGCGGAGGAGTTGAGATCAGCGCGCGCAGAGCGCGACGCTGAATTCGACCTCGAGCGGGCTTGCCCGGGCTTTCGCCCCTAGGATTATGGCTCTTTCGAGCCGCCGCGCTTTCTCCGGCCTTTCGGAATCCATACTACCAAAATCGGCGATTCTGTCAAAATACGGATTTTACGGCCGCGATCAGATCCGTCGAACGGAAATAGGTCGAAAGCTCGCTCTTCCAATTCGGATCTTTTATGGAAACGTCGGGCACGACGCCGTTCGATTCGACAGGCTGATTGTCGTCGCGGAGCGTAAGGCTGTGAACGAGGAGCATCGAGTATCTCTCGCTCGGATCGATGACGGTCTCGATCGGAAACGTATTCTCGACGGTGCCCCATCCGCGCGTCGTTTCCCCGACCGAATGCGCGAGGCCGAGGCGCTTCATGGCGGCGGTCGTCACTTCAGCCGTCGACTGGCTCGCCCCATCGGTCAATATGGCGATCTCTTTGTATCGTCCGAGCTCGGCGAATTTCGGCGCGGTCGTGCGCTGCGGCTTGTATTCGCCCTGATGGTACAGGTCATATGCGTACTGATTCTCTCCTATGAAAAGCCCGACGAATGCGGCCGCGAAGTCGAGCGATCCGCCCAGATTGCCGCGAAGGTCTATGATCATACTCGATAGGCCGGGCGTAGTCGTCGCTGACAGGATCGTCCTACCGAATTCGATGAACGTCGTCGGCGATATGCTTGAAATGCTCACGTAAAGCGTCTTCCCTACCGCTTTGCTTTTGACCGTCGGCTCTATACCGCCCGCGTCATAGAGGTCTTTGGTATTCGGATTGGCGAGCACCTCCTTTGCATACGACACCTGTTCGAGCTCCTTTCGCGCTTCGGACGATGTCTTGGCTTCTGCGGCAAGGACCTTCTGCTTTTCCTCTGCTGCTTTGTTCACGTCTTCGGCGCTCGCGCCTGCGGCCAAGCCGAGGTCCTGATAGAGATTCTTCTCCGGATGGATATTGCTTACCCCCTGGCGCAGTTCGGTTTCCTGTACGGCGGAAAGGAGCTGCCCATGCCCCACGGGCTGCAGGTTATAGAGAGCGATGATGAGCGTATCCACGACCATCTGCTTTTTTGCGGCAGTGGACGTCGCGGCATCGATCGCGGTCTTGAGCATTTCTGCCGTCCCGACGCGGTTGCGAGTCGCGAGAAGCGGCACGACGGGGCTATTCAGGGCTTTCTGGAGCGAAAGCTGGAAATGGTCCGCCACCTGCTCTTCCGTCGTCGAAGCCCAGTAATTCTCGCGGATCTTGTCGTACGCTTCCATACCGAAACGCACGTATGGGTCGGATTCTTCAGGAGTTTTATATGTCGCTTCAGCGGCGCGAGAATTCAGGCTGTGGAGCGTTGCGAACACGGCACCGCCGGCAAGTGCGAGAGAAAGGACAATAACGACGATACGTTTCAATGACATGTAGAGGGGGCATTAGTAATTCCTCGAAGGAGGCAGAAGCATATGGCCCGGAGCGAAGAAAAGAGTTTAGTCAGTATTGTGCACGCGAGCTTATAGGCTTCAGTATACCAGAAAGACGGCGCGGTCCTTGAAATTATGGCCGCGGAAATGGATGCATTCGCAGGCTTTTCATTATCTTCTTCCACGTCGTTGGTAAAAATCACGACCTTTTCGTGAGAATTGTCGTGAATAGTATCAGAAGTTGCGCTAGGCATAGCGACAAGAGCTTTTCTGCTTGGTGGCATAGGCCTCAACGCCGCACCTGGCTCCGTATCCGTTGGGACTGGCGGAGCAGGCGCTTCCGCCGAGGTCCCTCTTTCTTCAATTCCCTGCACCGCACCATCAATAATTTTCAATTCCAGGCTTCTACTTTCGCTGGGCGTGATCTGATCAGTAAAACTTGAAAAAGACGAGGTTGCATCGGAGACAGACTCGGTCTCGACGGTATATTCACCATATCCAGTGCCTTGAACTTCGATTTCATATGTTCCGTCTATTGGATCAGGGATAGATATGAAGTGGATTTCAGCGTCATCGCCTGAATAAAATACTCCCGGAGTATCGAGGGCATCTTCTCCTACCGGAGATAGGACGCTCATCTTCGCCGGAGAATGCATAGATATAATGAGGATATCTCGAGGCATAAAAAACGGACCTGATGAAGAGATAGGCGTAGTCGTCGCGCCGAGCATATCCAAGACGAGCGATGCCGCCTTGTCAGGCAATTCAGAATGAGTCGATGCGATCGGCGTATCTGACCCCATATAAAGAAAGGCGCTCCGCATAGGCACCGTGCCATCGCCGAGATCATATTCAAAACCGATCGGCGTTCCATGCATCCATTTTTCAGAGGTCGTCGCGCCCTTGTCCGCGGTGATGATCGAAAGAGTATTCGTACCGCTATTCCCGACGATATTGCCTACCCTCAATGATGGATTGCTTAAAGAGTTTTTATTTCGATCGAGATTCTCAAGGAAAAGATTCGCCGGATAGCCGTCAGGATAGAAGGCCGGCTTATTGTAATCAGTCGTATCGATATATCCGTATATGGGCAGAAGCTCACTTACGGAAGGAACTTCGCCGCTTCGCATATAGCTCAAAGCACCCTTATATCCATGTGCCCGGGCATAGAGATCGATGAGGATTTTAAGCACCCTGTCCCACAGAGAATTACTGCCCATCTCCCCTCCTTCAGCCATAAGATATGCCAAAGGAGCGCCGTGCTGGGGAGTGCCAAGGAATATAAGATCGGCCACGTCGTTTCTGTAATCGACGGATTCTATGTAC contains the following coding sequences:
- a CDS encoding DoxX family protein; amino-acid sequence: MNSKRADIISLIVRLIIGGIFIFAGWVKASDMTMTLGFFSQLGLPSFLAYVISYAEILGGIALVIGLWTELASTGLAIIMIGATYYSYQMAPAMNMPVSQAIMPTIAIFAAALSLIATGAGRFSVAGRTNKGV
- the rplL gene encoding 50S ribosomal protein L7/L12, encoding MADTPAKFKAIVDGLETMSVLDLHELVKHLEEKFGVSAAAVAAAPAAGAAAAGGEEKSTFTVELKDGGASKINVIKVVKEALGLGLKEAKDLVDGAPKVLKEGVKKEDAEKLKKDIEAAGGKVELK
- the rplJ gene encoding 50S ribosomal protein L10, whose product is MPITKDKKKELVKELEAVLKDSKGAVFVGFKGLKVNDANKMRLAFKAQGVGYIVAKKTLLNRALDAAKIEGAKPDMAGEVAVAYATENLASSREVGGFLKKNKGMLSILGGIFEGKYISKDEVVTYSSIPSRETLYAQIVNLFNSPIQRSVIAISEIAKKKGTAAPAETPAA
- a CDS encoding S41 family peptidase, giving the protein MSLKRIVVIVLSLALAGGAVFATLHSLNSRAAEATYKTPEESDPYVRFGMEAYDKIRENYWASTTEEQVADHFQLSLQKALNSPVVPLLATRNRVGTAEMLKTAIDAATSTAAKKQMVVDTLIIALYNLQPVGHGQLLSAVQETELRQGVSNIHPEKNLYQDLGLAAGASAEDVNKAAEEKQKVLAAEAKTSSEARKELEQVSYAKEVLANPNTKDLYDAGGIEPTVKSKAVGKTLYVSISSISPTTFIEFGRTILSATTTPGLSSMIIDLRGNLGGSLDFAAAFVGLFIGENQYAYDLYHQGEYKPQRTTAPKFAELGRYKEIAILTDGASQSTAEVTTAAMKRLGLAHSVGETTRGWGTVENTFPIETVIDPSERYSMLLVHSLTLRDDNQPVESNGVVPDVSIKDPNWKSELSTYFRSTDLIAAVKSVF